A genome region from Microtus ochrogaster isolate Prairie Vole_2 chromosome 1, MicOch1.0, whole genome shotgun sequence includes the following:
- the LOC101981227 gene encoding 28S ribosomal protein S5, mitochondrial, with amino-acid sequence MAAAVRVAGCFPALCSLPAGHFLLRQLSLNTFPAAASFLSAKTALSHGALSPRGTETNHCLASLSHALQTQCCVSSPITWTGQQSRPYSFFTKLTADELWKGALAETGAGARKGRGKRTKRKRKKDLNRGQIIGEGRSGFLWPGLNVPLMKSGVVQTIGQRSREEQEKVEADMTQQREEWERRRKVKVKRERGWSGNTWGGVSIGPPDPGPNGETYEDFDTRVLEVRNVFNMTAKEGRKKSVRVLVAVGNGNGAAGFAIGKAADRADAFRKAKNRAIHYLHYIELYEGHTIFHDISLRFKRTQIRMKKQPRGYGLRCHRAIITICRLIGIKDMYARVTGSKNMINLTRGLFHGLARQETHQHLADKKGLHVVEFREECGPLPIVVASPQGALSKEPEPEPEVPDTKLDWQEVKAMQGMKRSVWSGLKRSAT; translated from the coding sequence ATGGCCGCGGCCGTACGAGTTGCAGGCTGTTTCCCTGCGCTGTGTAGCTTACCGGCAGGTCACTTCCTGTTGAGGCAGCTCTCTCTAAACACCTTCCCAGCAGCAGCTTCCTTTCTGTCAGCGAAGACTGCGCTCAGTCACGGCGCTTTGTCACCCAGGGGAACAGAAACCAACCACTGTCTTGCCAGCTTGAGCCATGCACTGCAGACACAGTGCTGTGTTTCCTCTCCCATCACCTGGACGGGCCAGCAGAGCAGGCCTTACAGCTTCTTCACCAAACTGACCGCAGATGAACTCTGGAAGGGTGCCTTAGCAGAGACTGGCGCcggagcaagaaaaggaagaggcaaaaggacaaagaggaagaggaaaaaggattTGAACAGGGGCCAGATCATCGGGGAAGGACGTTCTGGTTTCCTGTGGCCTGGTCTGAATGTCCCTCTTATGAAGAGTGGAGTAGTCCAGACCATtggccagagaagcagagaagagcaGGAGAAGGTGGAGGCCGACATGACCCAACAGAGAGAAGAGTGGGAACGGAGGAGGAAGGTCAAAGTTAAACGGGAGCGCGGATGGAGTGGAAACACATGGGGAGGTGTCAGTATTGGCCCCCCAGACCCGGGACCCAATGGAGAAACATACGAAGACTTTGACACCAGGGTTCTCGAGGTGAGAAATGTTTTCAATATGACagcaaaagagggaagaaagaagtcagTCCGTGTGCTAGTTGCTGTGGGGAATGGAAATGGGGCCGCAGGTTTTGCTATTGGGAAAGCCGCTGACCGGGCAGATGCTTTCAGAAAGGCAAAGAACAGAGCAATTCATTATTTGCATTATATAGAACTGTATGAAGGCCATACAATATTCCATGATATATCCTTAAGATTTAAAAGGACGCAGATCAGGATGAAGAAACAACCCAGAGGGTATGGCCTCCGCTGCCACAGAGCCATTATCACCATCTGCCGCCTCATTGGCATCAAGGACATGTATGCGAGGGTCACGGGGTCTAAGAACATGATCAACCTCACCCGGGGCCTCTTCCATGGGCTTGCTCGCCAGGAAACCCACCAACATCTGGCTGATAAGAAGGGTCTCCACGTGGTGGAGTTCCGGGAGGAGTGTGGCCCTCTGCCTATTGTGGTGGCCTCCCCACAGGGGGCCTTGAGTAAGGAGCCAGAGCCCGAGCCTGAGGTCCCTGACACCAAACTGGACTGGCAAGAAGTAAAGGCCATGCAGGGAATGAAGCGCTCAGTGTGGTCTGGGCTAAAGAGGTCTGCCACCTGA